One part of the Drosophila teissieri strain GT53w chromosome 3R, Prin_Dtei_1.1, whole genome shotgun sequence genome encodes these proteins:
- the LOC122620193 gene encoding S-formylglutathione hydrolase isoform X1, translating into MGRNFLRLPSVSGRSSFAYSIIACSNPPKRRSIVLSFGHIMTENMTLEQLSANKCFEGEQRVYRHRSGTLNCDMTFGVFLPPAALEGKPCPVLFFLSGLTCTHENFIQKSGFQQHAARHNLIVVNPDTSPRGVEIAGQDDAYDFGSGAGFYVDAKKEPWSKHYNMYSYVTQELVDVVNANLPVVPGRRGIFGHSMGGHGALICALKNPGLYQSVSAFAPIANPTECPWGQKAFAGYLGSNPDDWAQWDATHLVSQYESTPQELFIDQGAADNFLSGKQLLPENLLAAADGNDHIQTIFKQREGYDHSYFYIASFVAEHIAYHAALLNASA; encoded by the exons ATGGGAAGAAATTTCCTTCGTCTGCCCAGCGTAAGTGGTAGAAGCTCGTTCGCATACTCCATAATCGCGTGTTCGAATCCTCCCAAGCGAAGGAGCATTGTACTCAGCTTTGGCCACATAATGACCGAG AACATGACGCTCGAACAGCTGTCCGCAAACAAGTGCTTCGAGGGCGAGCAACGCGTGTATCGCCATCGCTCCGGCACCTTAAATTGCGACATGACCTTTGGCGTCTTCCTGCCGCCGGCTGCTCTGGAGGGCAAACCGTGTCCGGTGCTGTTCTTCCTGAGCGGACTGACCTGCACCCACGAGAACTTCATCCAGAAGAGCGGTTTCCAGCAGCACGCCGCCCGTCACAACCTAATAGTCGTCAATCCGGACACTTCGCCCCGGGGCGTGGAAATCGCCGGGCAGGATGATGCCTACGACTTTGGGAGTGGGGCTGGATTCTACGTGGATGCCAAGAAGGAGCCGTGGTCCAAGCACTACAACATGTACAGCTATGTGACTCAGGAGTTAGTGGATGTGGTCAATGCCAATCTGCCCGTGGTTCCCGGTAGGCGTGGTATATTCGGCCACAGTATGGGCGGCCACGGAGCCCTGATCTGCGCCCTCAAGAATCCTGGACTGTACCAGTCGGTGTCCGCTTTCGCCCCGATTGCCAATCCCACGGAATGCCCGTGGGGTCAGAAGGCCTTTGCCGGCTATCTGGGTTCCAATCCAGATGACTGGGCCCAGTGGGATGCCACGCATCTGGTTTCGCAGTACGAGAGCACACCGCAGGAGCTCTTCATCGACCAAGGGGCAGCAGACAACTTCCTGTCCGGCAAGCAGCTGCTTCCGGAGAACCTGCTAGCTGCCGCCGATGGCAACGACCACATCCAGACCATCTTCAAGCAGCGCGAGGGATACGACCACAGCTACTTCTACATCGCCTCCTTCGTCGCCGAGCACATCGCTTACCACGCCGCCCTGCTCAACGCTTCCGCTTGA
- the LOC122620192 gene encoding E3 ubiquitin-protein ligase RNF113A, which yields MSEEAASTSVFGFKKRNIKKGAGIRRKKESSSNESAKSSDEETKGKASALVRAENRRKRTNPNFQSTKTLSKAKRQAGAPGEDCSSSASDDDKLGIAYKSKREALPSGPQDQGATSINEVDTELDRDAQAIHARALKINEELEGKADDKIYRGLNNYAQYYKKQDTAAGNASSGMVRSGPIRAPAHLRATVRWDYQPDICKDYKETGYCGFGDSCKFLHDRSDYKAGWQLEMDHENQRTGDVDSDGDDGKYEIHSDEETLPFKCHICRQSFVNPVVTKCKHYFCEKCALAQYKKSQRCIICSQQTNGIFNPAKELIARLKTNPIENSDSDDEELGAKEDEAGADEEAQEISSDDSD from the exons ATGTCGGAAGAAGCGGCCAGCACGTCGGTCTTTGGCTTCAAGAAGCGGAACATCAAGAAGGGAGCAGGAATTCGTCGCAAAAAGGAATCTAGCAGTAATGAATCTG CAAAAAGTAGCGATGAAGAGACTAAAGGCAAAGCCAGTGCCCTAGTGCGAGCCGAGAACCGTCGAAAGCGGACCAATCCCAACTTTCAGAGCACCAAGACACTGAGCAAAGCGAAGAGACAGGCGGGAGCACCCGGTGAAGATTGCTCATCCTCCGCCTCTGACGATGATAAACTGGGCATTGCGTACAAATCCAAACGCGAAGCGCTGCCCAGTGGACCCCAAGATCAGGGAGCCACATCCATTAATGAAGTGGACACTGAATTGGATCGCGATGCGCAGGCAATTCACGCGCGAGCCCTGAAAATCAACGAGGAGCTGGAGGGCAAGGCGGACGATAAGATCTATCGCGGACTTAATAACTATGCGCAGTACTACAAAAAACAGGATACAGCGGCCGGGAATGCCAGCTCCGGAATGGTACGAAGTGGTCCTATTAGGGCTCCTGCCCATCTTAGAGCAACTGTCAGGTGGGATTATCAGCCGGATATCTGCAAGGACTACAAGGAAACAGGATACTGCGGCTTTGGCGACAGCTGTAAGTTTCTGCACGATCGCAGTGATTACAAGGCGGGCTGGCAACTGGAAATGGATCACGAGAATCAGCGAACGGGGGATGTAGACTCCGATGGCGATGATGGCAAGTATGAGATTCACTCTGATGAAGAAACGCTGCCTTTCAAGTGCCACATTTGCCGGCAGAGTTTTGTCAATCCCGTGGTAACAAA GTGCAAGCACTATTTCTGTGAAAAGTGCGCCTTGGCccaatacaaaaagtcacaaCGCTGCATTATTTGTTCTCAGCAAACAAATGGGATTTTCAATCCCGCAAAAGAACTGATAGCTCGTCTCAAGACGAACCCAATAGAAAACTCAGATAGCGATGATGAGGAACTTGGAGCCAAAGAGGATGAAGCTGGAGCAGACGAAGAGGCACAGGAGATATCTTCCGATGATAgtgattaa
- the LOC122620193 gene encoding S-formylglutathione hydrolase isoform X2 produces MTLEQLSANKCFEGEQRVYRHRSGTLNCDMTFGVFLPPAALEGKPCPVLFFLSGLTCTHENFIQKSGFQQHAARHNLIVVNPDTSPRGVEIAGQDDAYDFGSGAGFYVDAKKEPWSKHYNMYSYVTQELVDVVNANLPVVPGRRGIFGHSMGGHGALICALKNPGLYQSVSAFAPIANPTECPWGQKAFAGYLGSNPDDWAQWDATHLVSQYESTPQELFIDQGAADNFLSGKQLLPENLLAAADGNDHIQTIFKQREGYDHSYFYIASFVAEHIAYHAALLNASA; encoded by the coding sequence ATGACGCTCGAACAGCTGTCCGCAAACAAGTGCTTCGAGGGCGAGCAACGCGTGTATCGCCATCGCTCCGGCACCTTAAATTGCGACATGACCTTTGGCGTCTTCCTGCCGCCGGCTGCTCTGGAGGGCAAACCGTGTCCGGTGCTGTTCTTCCTGAGCGGACTGACCTGCACCCACGAGAACTTCATCCAGAAGAGCGGTTTCCAGCAGCACGCCGCCCGTCACAACCTAATAGTCGTCAATCCGGACACTTCGCCCCGGGGCGTGGAAATCGCCGGGCAGGATGATGCCTACGACTTTGGGAGTGGGGCTGGATTCTACGTGGATGCCAAGAAGGAGCCGTGGTCCAAGCACTACAACATGTACAGCTATGTGACTCAGGAGTTAGTGGATGTGGTCAATGCCAATCTGCCCGTGGTTCCCGGTAGGCGTGGTATATTCGGCCACAGTATGGGCGGCCACGGAGCCCTGATCTGCGCCCTCAAGAATCCTGGACTGTACCAGTCGGTGTCCGCTTTCGCCCCGATTGCCAATCCCACGGAATGCCCGTGGGGTCAGAAGGCCTTTGCCGGCTATCTGGGTTCCAATCCAGATGACTGGGCCCAGTGGGATGCCACGCATCTGGTTTCGCAGTACGAGAGCACACCGCAGGAGCTCTTCATCGACCAAGGGGCAGCAGACAACTTCCTGTCCGGCAAGCAGCTGCTTCCGGAGAACCTGCTAGCTGCCGCCGATGGCAACGACCACATCCAGACCATCTTCAAGCAGCGCGAGGGATACGACCACAGCTACTTCTACATCGCCTCCTTCGTCGCCGAGCACATCGCTTACCACGCCGCCCTGCTCAACGCTTCCGCTTGA
- the LOC122620195 gene encoding protein I'm not dead yet 2 gives MGDAEGKIKAGQAVKRCCGFHWRGKATVIIPLITLPILIYGIVEKNLAYVCMYLVANMALFWITEAIPLYLTALFPVFFLPLSGILTSEKVCGFYFSDTVVMFLGGLIIALAIEYSNLHQRIALNTILLVGCSPRRLHFGLVMVTCFISLWISNSAATAMMCPIVKAVLNEMEAQKIFAIYKSQEEQPVEEGDPPHPSTISMAFYFGIAYSSSIGGCGTLVGTGTNLTYKGLYDTRFPNSEEKIDFPIFMAYSIPFVVIVLIFLTYFSLQVTHMGLFRPNSKIGQEVKKGTESQDVVKDVIKQRKLELGPMSCHEIQVGLLFVLMIILLFTRKPGFFPGWADFLNAKAIGSGPPVFFATILLFALPTQYTFFKYCCGKAPFPAQALDACLSWVYCQKYTPFGLAFLLGGGFALAEGSRVSGMAKMLGESLSFAAKMHSVLVISMCIIISLFCTAFASNVAICNILIPIFSEMALAIKVHPMKLTFPAALACSLAFHLPVSTPPNAIISGFTGLKTKYMAIAGVLPTLCSFICLLFTGTVWTMLIYPGTTEFPKWAV, from the exons ATGGGAGA TGCTGAGGGAAAAATTAAAGCCGGCCAGGCCGTAAAGAGATGTTGCGGCTTCCATTGGAGAGGCAAGGCTACCGTCATAATTCCGCTGATCACATTGCCGATACTGATCTATGGGATCGTGGAGAAAAACTTG GCATATGTGTGCATGTATCTGGTGGCCAATATGGCGCTCTTCTGGATAACGGAAGCCATTCCTTTATATTTGACAGCTCTGTTTCCAGTTTTCTTTCTGCCACTGTCCGGTATTTTG ACTTCGGAAAAGGTGTGTGGCTTTTACTTCAGTGACACCGTGGTTATGTTCCTGGGAGGACTGATTATTGCTCTGGCCATAGAATACAGCAATCTCCATCAGCGCATCGCACTCAACACTATTCTACTAGTGGGCTGCAGTCCGAGACG CTTGCACTTCGGATTGGTCATGGTGACTTGCTTCATATCGCTCTGGATTTCAAACTCAGCTGCCACTGCTATGATGTGTCCTATAGTCAAAGCAGTACTCAATGAAATGGAAGCT caaaaaatttttgccatttacaaGTCGCAGGAAGAGCAGCCGGTGGAGGAGGGCGA CCCCCCGCATCCGTCGACCATCTCGATGGCTTTCTACTTTGGCATCGCATATTCTTCGTCCATCGGTGGTTGTGGCACCTTGGTTGGAACTGGCACGAATCTGACTTACAAGGGCTTATACGATAC ACGGTTTCCCAACTCCGAGGAGAAGATTGACTTCCCCATCTTCATGGCCTACTCCATTCCGTTTGTAGTGATCGTGCTCATCTTCCTCACGTACTTCTCGCTGCAAGTCACCCACATGGGGCTCTTCCGGCCTAATAGCAAAATTGGTCAGGAGGTGAAGAAGGGCACCGAGAGCCAAGACGTTGTCAAGGACGTAAtcaagcagcgcaagttggaGTTGGGACCGATGAGTTGCCATGAGATTCAAGTGGGTCTGCTCTTTGTGCTGATGATTATCCTACTGTTTACCCGTAAGCCGGGTTTCTTTCCCGGATGGGCTGATTTTCTAAATGCCAA AGCCATAGGCAGTGGCCCGCCAGTATTTTTCGCGACCATTCTGCTCTTCGCCCTGCCCACACAGTATACCTTCTTCAAGTACTGCTGCGGAAAGGCTCCTTTCCCAGCACAAGCGTTGGATGCCTGTTTGTCGTGGGTCTACTGCCAAAAGTATACCCCTTTTGGCCTGGCCTTTCTGTTGG GAGGAGGATTTGCTTTGGCTGAAGGCAGCAGGGTAAGCGGAATGGCCAAGATGCTGGGCGAGTCCTTATCATTTGCTGCTAAAATGCATTCCGTTCTCGTTATTTCCATGTGTATTATAATCTCCCTATTCTGCACTGCATTCGCTTCCAACGTGGCCATCTGCAACATTCTGATCCCGATCTTCTCGGAAATG GCCCTGGCCATCAAAGTGCATCCCATGAAATTGACTTTTCCTGCTGCCCTGGCCTGCAGCTTGGCCTTTCATCTGCCCGTGAGCACCCCACCTAATGCAATTATATCAGGCTTTACGGGTTTGAAGACAAAGTACATGGCCATCGCTGGGGTTCTGCCCACATTGTGTTCCTTTATATGCCTGCTGTTCACCGGAACCGTGTGGACCATGCTGATCTATCCGGGGACGACGGAATTCCCCAAGTGGGCTGTTTAG
- the LOC122620194 gene encoding protein I'm not dead yet 2: MADQEGQRKFVLGRCCKFHWRGIITVIIPALTMPILVLGFLNNKAEYKCLWLIVTMALMWITEALPIYVTALIPLVFCPLLGLVNADKLCQQYFSETIVVFLGGLIVALGIEYCNLHTRIALRVIRIIGGSPRRLFVGIMIVSVFMGLWISNSAGTAMMCPIVKALITELSANNIFPVYMTQEEEPVEEGEPPHPSKITIAFYAGIAYANTIGGLGTLIGTGTNLVFRGIYTDRFPTSTVEITFANFMLYSIPLMVIVNITLVIFSFLITHMGLFRPNSKTGKIISEANKNRKLMEDVLRQRHIDLGPMNCHEIQMAIAFGSMIVLLITRKPGFFPGWSDLIDRKVVGSSAGLFIIVLLIFALPTQYTFFKYCCGKGPFTAQAIDAILSWDYVLRNIPWGLAFLLGGGFALAEASRQSGLNIMIAKAMQVLHGLPSMVLQLITLVLSNFFSTFNANVVVANIVLPVLCEMALALEMHPLILTLPACLAISMCYFLPVSTPPNAIATQYAHIKTKYFACCGIGPTFIGLFVSMLNTNTWGMLIFPESSSFPDWAAEIKNKTNI; the protein is encoded by the exons ATGGCAGATCAAGAAGGACAACG GAAATTCGTCTTGGGACGCTGTTGTAAGTTCCACTGGCGAGGGATTATCACAGTAATCATACCTGCACTCACAATGCCGATTCTTGTACTTGGTTTCCTGAACAACAAGGCC GAGTACAAGTGCTTGTGGCTCATTGTCACCATGGCCCTGATGTGGATTACTGAAGCCCTACCGATATATGTCACCGCATTGATCCCCCTTGTCTTTTGTCCGCTACTTGGTCTTGTG AATGCCGATAAGCTCTGCCAACAGTACTTCAGCGAAACCATAGTGGTATTCCTAGGTGGGCTTATTGTGGCCTTGGGAATTGAGTACTGCAATCTACACACGAGAATTGCCCTGAGAGTTATTCGGATTATCGGTGGAAGTCCTAGGCG tttatttgtagGCATTATGATTGTTAGTGTGTTTATGGGATTGTGGATATCCAACTCTGCCGGAACGGCTATGATGTGTCCCATTGTTAAAGCGCTGATCACAGAATTGAGTGCC AACAACATATTTCCCGTTTATATGACGCAAGAAGAAGAACCAGTAGAGGAGGGAGA ACCACCGCATCCCTCCAAGATAACGATAGCCTTCTACGCTGGCATAGCCTACGCCAACACAATTGGGGGACTGGGAACCCTGATTGGTACAGGAACGAATCTGGTCTTTAGAGGCATATACACGGA CCGGTTTCCCACTTCCACGGTGGAGATTACATTTGCCAACTTCATGTTGTACTCGATCCCCTTGATGGTGATTGTAAACATTACGCTGGTTATCTTTTCTTTTCTCATAACACACATGGGCCTGTTTCGACCAAATAGTAAGACTGGAAAAATCATTTCGGAGGCCAACAAAAACAGGAAACTAATGGAAGATGTTTTGCGCCAGCGCCATATTGATTTGGGCCCAATGAACTGTCATGAAATTCAAATGGCCATCGCCTTTGGTTCTATGATAGTGCTTCTAATTACCCGCAAACCGGGCTTCTTTCCGGGCTGGAGTGATTTGATTGATAGAAA GGTAGTGGGAAGTTCAGCTGGACTGTTCATTATTGTTCTACTGATTTTTGCGTTGCCCACCCAATACACGTTCTTTAAGTACTGCTGCGGTAAAG GTCCGTTTACCGCCCAGGCTATAGATGCGATATTGTCTTGGGATTATGTCTTACGTAACATTCCCTGGGGCCTAGCGTTTCTTCTGG GTGGTGGCTTTGCCTTGGCCGAGGCCAGCCGACAAAGTGGACTTAACATAATGATCGCCAAGGCCATGCAAGTCCTCCACGGATTGCCGAGTATGGTGTTGCAGTTGATTACGCTTGTATTGTCCAATTTTTTCTCGACTTTCAACGCCAACGTTGTTGTGGCAAACATTGTTCTACCAGTTTTATGCGAAATG GCCCTTGCCCTGGAAATGCATCCTTTAATTTTAACTCTGCCAGCTTGTTTGGCAATTAGCATGTGCTACTTTTTACCCGTGAGCACGCCCCCAAATGCTATTGCTACCCAATATGCACATATTAAGACCAAATACTTT gCGTGTTGCGGTATAGGGCCCACCTTTATCGGGCTTTTCGTGTCTATGCTGAACACGAATACATGGGGAATGCTAATTTTTCCAGAATCGAGTAGCTTTCCAGATTGGGCCGCGGAAATTaagaataaaacaaacatttaa